From the Chrysiogenia bacterium genome, one window contains:
- a CDS encoding radical SAM protein, protein MANGKLTVWEKTKAAVKWVDSTVNSRPRLVNLEVTKKCNARCGFCPYWMTKTETVIDDYAPIIQRFRPMVVTISGGEPTLRKDLVDIVRGIKQAQSFVYVAMVTNGSLMTRELAEQLFEAGLSQLNFSVDFPDQRHDEGRGLPGNIEKIKEMCRDFQDIGFDRISFNTFIMKDNLDDVVNIAKLAWDLGVSVSYSTYSVLKTDKDEYMIGPEDVPHVAKVINQLIEMKHSHGHIRNSDYYLSRIPEYFAKGALGGCEAGKKWIHVNPEGMVQPCSELEPIAHYSSYTEKDLEKADICDKCWFACRGESSAPIDMGRVSELGVQPDFGSGKAA, encoded by the coding sequence ATGGCGAACGGAAAGCTGACTGTGTGGGAAAAGACGAAGGCTGCGGTGAAGTGGGTCGATTCGACTGTCAACAGCCGCCCGCGTCTGGTGAACCTGGAAGTGACCAAGAAGTGCAACGCGCGCTGCGGGTTCTGCCCCTATTGGATGACCAAGACCGAGACCGTGATCGACGACTACGCGCCGATCATCCAGCGATTCCGCCCCATGGTGGTGACCATCTCCGGCGGTGAGCCCACGCTGCGCAAGGATCTTGTCGACATCGTGCGCGGCATCAAGCAGGCGCAGTCCTTCGTCTATGTCGCCATGGTAACCAACGGCTCGCTCATGACGCGCGAGCTGGCCGAGCAGCTCTTCGAAGCCGGCCTCTCGCAGCTCAACTTCTCGGTGGACTTTCCCGATCAGCGTCACGACGAGGGCCGCGGCCTTCCGGGCAACATCGAGAAAATCAAGGAAATGTGCCGCGACTTCCAGGACATCGGCTTCGATCGCATCTCCTTCAATACGTTTATTATGAAGGACAACCTTGACGACGTGGTGAACATCGCCAAGCTGGCCTGGGATCTGGGCGTATCGGTTTCCTACAGCACCTACTCGGTGCTCAAGACCGACAAGGACGAATACATGATCGGCCCCGAGGACGTGCCCCACGTGGCGAAGGTCATCAATCAGCTCATCGAGATGAAGCACTCCCACGGCCACATCCGCAATTCCGACTACTACCTGAGCCGCATCCCCGAGTACTTCGCCAAGGGCGCGCTCGGCGGCTGCGAAGCCGGCAAGAAGTGGATCCACGTCAATCCAGAGGGGATGGTGCAGCCCTGCAGCGAACTCGAGCCCATCGCCCACTACTCGTCGTATACGGAGAAGGATCTCGAAAAGGCCGACATCTGCGACAAGTGCTGGTTCGCCTGCCGCGGTGAGAGCTCGGCCCCCATCGACATGGGCCGCGTCTCGGAACTGGGCGTGCAGCCCGACTTCGGTTCGGGCAAGGCTGCGTAA
- a CDS encoding alkaline phosphatase family protein, which translates to MRELVAAGELPNIKKFITDPGAAAQATTVFPSTTGPAYLPFSTGRFPGPCNVPGIRWFDRQAYAEKSPFSISRTRSYCGIGGWRFNSDLSTDVPTIFELRPSSFNMHNPIARGLPRSRRRFKLGLNHILAHYTADHRFIHRAITESLRRAVCEEFDFIFCSLPGPDHTGHYKHLKSDECTESYREIDETVGEICEVLNRIGCLEDTLFFISADHGMTETHTHFDLEAHLMEQKFKLYSHPNVFRHWTDADSALMVSGNSMANLYFRGKSGWAERTVFEEMDGGRLGDLIDHMLEFESVEMLAGPGEDGAVRVKTREGMARIERRAGGKIAYEVLSGIDPFGYGGLPKLMDDRQALDLTFDSEYPDALVQLTQVFESARAGDLVACASDGHDLRLRFEHPEHMGSHGALTRHQMLVPFLTNHPIEEDQPYRTVDFFPTVFNLLGWKAPEMLDGIDVSGRKTREEAA; encoded by the coding sequence ATGCGTGAGCTTGTGGCTGCCGGCGAGCTGCCCAACATCAAGAAATTCATCACCGATCCCGGCGCCGCCGCGCAGGCGACGACGGTGTTCCCCTCGACGACGGGACCGGCGTATCTACCGTTTTCGACCGGACGTTTTCCCGGGCCCTGCAACGTGCCGGGCATCCGGTGGTTCGACCGCCAGGCCTATGCCGAAAAATCGCCCTTCAGCATTTCGCGAACGCGCAGTTACTGCGGCATCGGCGGGTGGCGTTTCAATTCGGATCTGAGCACGGACGTCCCGACGATCTTCGAGCTGCGTCCCTCCAGTTTCAACATGCACAACCCGATCGCGCGCGGGCTGCCGCGCTCGCGCCGGCGTTTCAAGCTCGGACTCAATCACATCCTGGCGCACTACACCGCCGACCACCGCTTCATCCATCGGGCCATTACCGAGAGCCTGCGCCGCGCGGTGTGCGAGGAATTCGACTTCATCTTCTGCTCGCTTCCGGGGCCCGACCACACCGGCCACTACAAGCACCTCAAGTCCGATGAGTGCACCGAATCCTACCGGGAAATCGACGAGACCGTCGGCGAGATTTGCGAAGTATTGAACCGCATCGGCTGCCTCGAAGACACGCTCTTCTTCATCAGCGCCGACCACGGGATGACCGAGACTCACACACACTTCGATCTCGAAGCGCATCTGATGGAGCAGAAGTTCAAGCTCTACAGCCACCCCAATGTGTTCCGCCACTGGACCGACGCCGACTCGGCGCTGATGGTAAGCGGAAACTCCATGGCGAACCTCTACTTCCGGGGCAAGAGCGGATGGGCTGAGCGCACGGTCTTCGAAGAGATGGACGGCGGGCGATTGGGCGATCTGATCGACCACATGCTCGAGTTCGAGAGCGTGGAAATGCTCGCCGGTCCGGGTGAGGACGGCGCCGTGCGGGTGAAGACCCGCGAGGGAATGGCCCGCATCGAGCGCAGGGCCGGCGGCAAGATCGCCTACGAGGTCCTCTCGGGCATCGATCCCTTCGGTTACGGCGGTCTGCCCAAGCTGATGGATGATCGTCAGGCCCTCGATCTGACCTTCGACTCGGAGTATCCCGACGCGCTGGTGCAGCTCACCCAGGTCTTCGAGTCCGCAAGGGCAGGGGATCTGGTCGCTTGCGCCAGCGACGGCCATGATCTGCGCCTGCGGTTCGAGCATCCTGAGCACATGGGGAGCCACGGGGCGCTCACGCGCCACCAGATGCTGGTACCGTTTCTGACGAATCACCCCATTGAAGAGGATCAACCCTATCGCACCGTGGATTTCTTCCCGACGGTGTTCAACCTGCTGGGCTGGAAGGCCCCCGAGATGCTCGACGGAATTGACGTGAGCGGGCGCAAAACGCGCGAAGAAGCTGCTTGA